The sequence TTCTTTCACTGCACATATTACATCTAAGGGCGGTTTTCAGATGGACTTCTTGTACTGAACATATCCTTGAACACTTCATAGCATCTTCACATACTAtttaaaaaatctacatttatgATGTAGGCTCTCTACTCTACCAGTATAATTAAtgaatcacatacacacagttaaTACACTAGATAAAATAGCATACTTGCAGCTAAAAATAAGAGTCCTTCTTGCAGAAGGCATGAGATTTAGCAAGTTTGAGGGGCTTGCTAGGAAtcttattttcaaaatgtgGAGACAAAATCTAGCACCAAACTTTGGTCATGCTCTCATAAAtcttgtaaataaaatgtaaacttttGCAGGCTGGTTTAATTGGTTGTCATTATGTTCTTGAGTCCTGCTCTAAGAATGAAACCTCCATTAAATTAGGAATTAAGGGCTGTCCACACCAAGAACAATAACTATAATaactacaacaataacaatgtgAGCATCCACACTTATGAACGATAACATTCTGTGCACAGTGGCACCAAGCACGTGCTGCACACTCCAATGCTGTTGGTAGCTTAGGAAAATGGATATTGATGACTTGTTACTGCTGTACGTtgcacaaagaaagaaagaaatcatcTCTGGCTGTCATTCTGCTCCAATTTACAGTGCATCAGTTCATGGTGagaacattaaataaataaatataaataaataaagtcatcaGTCAGTTCCCAAGATGATATATGCAGGTTTTGAAGTTTTACTGGAAATGTCAGGCTAGATGGAGATTTTGTCTTGCCTCATGGTTTAGGGGATGGATTTTGATTGGCTTTCAGTGTTTCTAGCATTCATCAAATCACTCTGAAAGTGATCCCAATGATATTGTTTGCCACTGTCGTTGTCGTTATAGTTGTGGTATGGACTCTGCCATCCACTTCAGTTagaatgatttttaaaactatGGTTATCGTTATAGTTATCGTTCTAGGTGTGGATGGCCCTTTAAAGAGAGTTCTGGCTTCAGGTATCCACCAGTTACTGTGACTGGTAgagtttctctttgttttgttctgagAGAATGAAGCTGGGAGTTTAGTTACCAACAGCCAAAACTGACACTTGGTTCATTTCTGATGGTATTTCCCTCCCTGATTGTATCTCCATTCTCTGTGTTTAGACGCCCTTGAAGATGAGGGGATTAATATAAACTCACTGCCATTGTTAGCATAAGCATCACAgaacagtgttttctttcttcttcacaaatgtgaaataatagTCAGTTTGACTGTTTACCCTTTTGCAACAACACAATCCTCTTgttacacaaaatacaaacagttaGAGGATATAGCTGCAAAATTTGCAAGACAAAGTCAGAACCATTGAGTTTTATTGCCTGGATCAAGGCAGATATGTTTCATGTTGCTGTGGGGTAGAGAAGAGGTTAGAGCTATTTGGCTGAAGCCTTGGACGGTGACCTGGCTGGTGACTTAGCTGATGATTTGGAGGGACTGCTCTGACCAGGGGTGACCTTGATGTGGACGAAGAGTGAGGAGGGTGAAAGGCTAGAGCCATCCAGCTTGAGTAGTCGGACATGACGATAACCTGCAGAGGTAAAGGAAAGAAAGGTTAGGAGAGAAAATGGTTATTCATACTGTGTTGGCAACCTCACACAAATCTTTGTCAGCCAAACTCAACTGGCCCCACACACACCTTTGCGGAGACTTGTGAAAGGTAGGGTGAATTGTCCTAGGAAGTCATTGCTTGAGGTATAATCATGGTCCTCCACCATGAAGCGAACCAGAGCCAGGTCAGGGACGTGGACGGTAAAGTTAAAGGTACAGTCCCACCGCGGGTTAAAgcctgaaagaaagaaagaacactTTGCATGAAATGGTGTTCATGGAGTTTTCTGCTGTGTGCCATTTTGTCATCTTTGAAGACACTAGAGTCATTGTaccttgttgttgtttacaaTCCATTATTACCCATTTAATCTTCTCACACTAGCCACAGTAATTAGAACTCAGCTTTATGGGAATCCTAAATGTTGCTACTGAAACTAGTTAACAATTCTATTTTGTTACCAGAGTAGGTATTTACCATTGTTGTCAACATGATgggttttcttcttgttgttgtcTATGGGAGCACCATGTATCTCAACCCACACCTGAGGGTCCACAATGGAGCTGGGCTTGTCCCATTCTGGTTTAGGCAGCTGCTGAGCTGAAATCACctggaataaaaataacaggGCTTCATTTGATTAGAGTATCTTTACAGAATAGAGCATGAAGAGCCTGACACTGATACAGTGACTTTAAGATGCAGTCAACTACAACTCGcaaaaaacactgcagtaaGAAACATTAAATCACCAACCTTGAAATTCTCCTGTAGTTCTATGTTGATGAAAATCATTATCTTTCAAATGCAAATTGTCAATGGGACAAAATACTGCTGGAACCTGCAGTTCCACCTATTTTGCTACTTGCGACACATTTTGGGGCAGGTTAAGCGCCATCTTACCCGAACAGTGAGCAGGACAGGGCTGTGGCCAGGACCCCCACCAACATTCTCTGGGTTGAAGGTGGTAGCAGGCTGGCACATGAAGGGAGGCTTCAGGATGTACCCACACCGACCATTCTGCAAGAACTTTCCTTGATTTAGGTCCATCTGCTCACCAGGTGTCTGGAAATTCAGAGCAACTGGAAATCCAACACAGCAGTGTTAGTGTTGTCTAGCACAATGTCCTTTTGATGCTACCACTGTTGGGTTGGGATGTTTGGGTGTGGGGTATAGACGCATAGAACAAAGAGAGGAAGGTAAGTATGGGCTTAAATTAGGGTCATATGTATTGTAGCTGTGTATCACcatatctgaatgtgtgaaaacctttttatatgaatacattcaaatgtgtgaatttaaaaacgttttgatcaaatgaattcaaatgtttgaaagtGTAAAATTTTTAATCTGTAAGGAGATCTGTAGCTGtgcatgacattttgtgaacaaatgagaaagatttgcacaaataatttCCAATGTGTGAGTACATTAAGAAGATGTTTGTGTGATTCCCAAGTTTACAACTACAAATCTACAAGTACAAATACTTTTGTCTCATATTTGATGTTTGGGGCATACTTCCTTCGGCAGACACACTTGATTCGGAGCTCTAAACTTGGGAATAACAGTTAGTCTGTCTGCTTCTCTTAggaataacaaacaaaacatataaaataagcTCTCACCAATCTGACAGCCTCCATTCCACATCTCTTGAGGGTTGTAGTTGGAGGACTGGAGACGCTGGCCAGAGGGGTAGATCCTGCTGAGCTGGTGAGTGTTGTGACGCACAAAATACATCCCTTGTGGGGTAGGATAAGGAAAGTTCAATTAGTCCAGTCAGACAAATGGTATGTTGAAGAAATACAAAAGGGCAGCCTTTAACTTTCAAAAGTAAATAGGTTtagtcacatacacacatcgtACCTGAGTCCTTAACGTGCCTGAGGGCCTCACTTTCAGAGAAAGAGGACATGTCGGTTGATGGGCTTTTGGCAGCTTGTTCGAAGCCTTTAAAGGGAACACTGCGGGTGTAGACCACCAGCTCTGACAGCTCTGGATCCAGCTTAGACACACCTGGCTGAAGTCACCCACAAAACCATCACATTCCTTACCAGCCCAACTGGTAAACAACTGGTCACTGTTTATCCTCATTACTATTTCCAACATTTATTGGTTCAACAGGCAGCAATACCAACTGAGTACACCAAAACCAAAATAGGATACTGGTGAGAGCCACTGCTGCTAGGATACACATTAGATGGTAGTGTTGTACAAACCTTCTTGTCCTCTATCTTTGTCCTGGGTTTGCCTTCAGCCCGGCTGGCCTCCTCGTCTGAGGAGCTGAAGTCTGAGGAGCTGGACGAGCCCTCCTCCACCGTGTGCTCCTTCTTCCCCTTCACCAGGATTTTACCCTTAAGATCCTGCacacacaaccaacacattacgCACATAATACATGAACAACTTGTTTGGAAATGAGACTAATAAGAAAATTTTGTCATGTTAACAATACCACCGAGTATTTCATTTACTATTAACGCTAGCCTTTCAGTGATGGAAAAGTAATCAAGTTAATTTACTAAAGTACTGTCCTTAAGTAGtagtaaccctaaccctagcccctACAATGGAGGTGGCCCATTGCCCTCTATTACTGCAACTACTAATGCTACTTTTATTAGGGCTGCTAACAACATAATAATGTATGACAATGTTTTTTAAGAGTAACTagtaaatgagaacaaaatCCTCAAAgcaaataacataaaatcattTGAGTGTATACAACAGTGGCCAGAAGGCAATGCTTGGTTAGGCTTGTGAAAATGCCTCAAGGGAGTGTGATTATTGGGGCACAGATCATGAGTGCATGCACCAACCCTCACATTCCTCACTCATtatttgtaaatgaaaaataagtgGGACAAAGAAGAGCAGATGGCTCCAGGTTTCCCATCTAGCACAAACAGCCTGCTCTCTGCTTTACACGTAATCCCAACAGAATAACAGTTGCCATCAAGACAGACAAATTGTTTACAAAGGCCTCACATACATAACAATCCTGCTCTCCAATGAGGGAAAGTTCGGATATTAAAAAGTGAGGCAGAGTGAAATCTTTGCTGAGGAATCTGACTGAGCCAGTCAAACATCGTCTATTTTTAACCACGTCTACATTCCAATCAAAACTAGCAAGCACACTACAAATATCTATCTGGACAAATCATTTAATCATGTCAGGCTTATTTTCACAAAATTGTTAACTGCCATAGTGAGAAAAGTTAATGTGGTTCCAGGACATCATTAGTCAGACGATTAGGCAAACTAGGTCTAATGGGTTTTGAACctagctttttttaaaattatgtgaCACTCTGTTGATACCTCTGGAGAAGGCAGGCTGCGGGAGTCCAGACCATTGAGGGGCTTGGTGAGCAGCTTTTCCCCCAGGATGGATCGCAGATGTTGAGCCATCACTGCCTGCTGCTCTATGGAGCAGTGGTTCTCCAGTGACAGGATCAGGGGGTAGGGAGACGCCTGGGAGAGAGGGACCATGATGATGCAaagtcagagagaaaatgattttgtCCATAGAGCAGAACAGAGGAAGGAAACCATTTTTTGGCCTGTCAGCAAAATTATCAATTTAGGTATTAGACCATATAGATTTAAAAGTATATTATATTTGTCCACACCAATCAAtttaattttgaaagtttgCTCTTCACTTTTGATGTCAACCATCACTACTGTGTATCTGCACCGTAAGcaaattactttattatttatttgtagcTGACAAGAAAGTAGTAGTGTACTCACTTTAAAAGCATACTCATTGATTGTCTCAATGACTTCAACAAAGGGCACTTTGgaggtgagtgtgtgtccaTGGTAGATGACTGGCTCTCCTTTATCTCCATCCCAACAGTCCAGCTCCACACAGCGACAACCATTTTTCAGGGCTCTAAGAGAGACATCATCAGTCAGTATCACTAAAACAGAGATGAATTCAAACAGAATTTTGGAGCTTGTCAGTAATCTGTGACCTTTATCTACCTCTGTTGGCAACCAATAGTAGTTTTCAGACACCTTATAGAGCTGTGATATACCTGCTTTAAGTACATGTGCATTATGACTTCACCGTGTTTCCTGCATTCCTTAAGActgttggttttgtgtgtttgcaaaatgcatttaagaCCAAGACAATGTGGGGCAGTGTAAcagtgcacatatacacacagtagAAAAAAGGTCACCAGCAGACTTTGAACAAACAGCAACAAGGGTAGGAGAAAATTATGAGGAGAAACTAACATAGTTTGTTGCCACTGACACTTTTCAGCTGTGCTCTTATTATCAATAGCATTCTTCTGTGTGGCCATGTTGAGCTATGTTTACACTGTGCAAAATTTACAGCCTTTAAAGAATTTATTCCTGTGAAGATTGAGCCCTCATCTGCTGCCTAATGGGTATAATGCCTTTCACATTGGATCCACTTGTCTATGCATACTTCCTGTTCAAAGCAGATATATCATGAGCCCGAGCTAATGCAGAAAGCTAAAAAGTgtggctgtctgtgtgttgtccTGTTCATTATTACCGGATATATGGTTCTGTGCTGCTGTCCCCAGTCAGCTGGTCCTTGGTGAGGTAGGTGTTgtgggaggaggagatgaagtaGTGTGCCAGAGGTTGTTTCATGTCTTGGTAAACCCTTACATGCTCCGGGTTAAACACACAGTTCTCTTTAGACAGCATGTATATGGTGAAACCATTGGCTGTCATGAACTGATTCTTCTGGGCTGTACTGGACAAAAGGCACACAAGCACGTCAGTAAATAAGGGGAATTAGCAGATTGAGTATTAAGCAAACTGGTGCTAATCGTCATACTACAGTTTGTACAATAGGCTACAACTAAATATTTAACCTGTTTATTAAACCATATAGGGTTTTTGTACATGCATTATGAAGGGGTTAAAGGCATGATTATGGTGTAAGAAGAAAGTCGGGTTGacttcaaaacattttgaagatgctttaataatttttttttgggTCACTTAGGGGGAAGATGAATTCCTCAACACGCTGGAAAACACCTCTGACATATTGTCACAGTGTAAAGTTGTTCTGGCAAATGTGTCAGTCTACACATCACTAGTCTACACATCCAGTAAACATGGAGTAAAATTAGCAATTATTTGGACCACCTGACTCACATAAGCTCAAAATATGATCTACATTTAATTCTACATTGGTCCTAACcaattcctgagaaaaatatctgggtTTTTAGATGCTGAATGCTTTCCTGTGTTTAacagctagtcgctaactttatctgtctgcCGTTTGCTTTTTTGCTAGTCACTAATGTTATGTGTCTGATGTTTGGTGCAGGGCAATCCAGtggatttatcagagcttttctGCTGAACACACACCAGATACATGTTGGTACTTTGTAATATATTGTTACTTAGCACCGTACCCCACTCGTTAAGTTCGTAGGTGAGTATGAGGCTTTGGGCATGAGTGAGTGAAGCGTCCTCCCCCTGGTCTTTCAGGAAATCCCTCAAGTCCACAGTGGAAAGCACACAGCCATTTGCAGAGTAGCGGATGAACACGGCATCCAGCTCAGGCCTCCGTAACAACTCCCTGCAGAAGATTTCGATCTCCCCGTGGTCCAGACGACCGTCAGCCGAGCGATCACATTTCTgtcagaaaaagaaagtaagagACATCTCATATGGGCCAGATGATCATTCTTAGTTAAGGTTTGACAAACCAATTAACTGAGGTCTGTCAGGTCAAATGAATATCTAAATACTACACAGGGCCACAGCTTTTAGATGCATGCGTTGAGTCTGGCTACCTGGAAGAGGCTGCGGGCGTATTGGTCACTCAAGTCAATGTTGATCATCTGCAGCAGTTTCTGCACTTCGTCGTAGCTCATCTTATCGTCATGGTTCTGGTCAGCCCGACTCAGGTAAGCATGAATCCAGGTAACAGACACACGGTCAAGGAAGCAGAAAGAGCACTTATGCATATATAGCATACCCCTAATGCATAGATAGTTTAGAATAGTATACTGTGGGTTGAAGTGAATTTTAGATGTGGCAcgattacatacaaagtcaatgcaaagatgCAAGTTGACATGAATTCACCTGGGGTGGAGCAAATTGATGCTAAGACGTGTCAGTGTGAGTTGAAAATGTCTCAACTTACGTGAAAAATTTGCACACATAGCTTGCTTCTTAAACGCacagaaatgagaggaaaaagtagactggaggaaaataacacaaagaaCTTCTGGTGAGTTCTGTGTTCAGTAAGAGACCGAattgaacacaaacacacactctcctatAGACACAGTGGGAGCTGTTGCTAACTtgcttacagctaatgtacagttGGTATTTTGGTTATTTGGGGTGAATGAACACAGATGGTCCAGCAGCCGAAAACATGCAAATAAGGCAAGGTGAAAATTTGCTTCGCATTTTGTCTGAACACAACATTGCATAAGTAAATACTTATTTCTTTACTTCTACTTTGGGAGGAGTACATTGAGATACTGTTTTTGGAGTAAATTCCTTCAGTCTAAAAGAATGGACAATTTTTTTCATTGGTTACTTGTTACACTGCTGGTACTCTTTAAGAAACTTTAAGAAGTCTTAAAATTAGCAGCTCAATTTCACCACAATTCTCCACTGTGTAGTTACTACATAGTTCTACAATTTCAAATGAACCaaaatttgttttcagaaaaCTCTGCAAGGTCTTGAAGGATATTGGTCAAGTTTCTCCTTCTGGGTCATGTTCTCCACCCTCTCCTGCAGCGTTCGGATGCCGCGGGCCCAGTGCTTAGCCTCCTCCTGGCTCTGGCAGAGGAGATCCAGACTCTTGCGGGGCCCTTTGAAGACCACCGTCAAACACCGGCCTTCAGGTACTGAACCGACCATCTGCCGCAACATCTCTGACTGGCAACCCTCCCGAACGCACTCCACCTCCATGACAGAGACTGGGGgtgtgtgagagaaacagagagagaaaagacagaggcagaggaagaaagaacaAGTAAGTATAGAACAAGTACTGCCCAATTACTTATCCGTCATGTTATCAGATGATATTCACTCCATGAGTGCTATGTTGTTTCAGAGGATTATATACAGTTATAGTTTTCGGAGGCATTGGTTAATAAAATAAgaccacaacaacaaacatggtAATTAAAGGGGATCTATAAGCTTATGCtcattttcagctctatatttttattctgggaccccactagagtagctttgcatgatgcACAGTACAAAAAACTCTCTAGtcatcttatactggccctttatgtggcgtgtgtggagcagatgaccatataaagaaatccgtctttagctgacatcagctcgggctcaaagtggaaaaaactgttggaaaccgaGCACTCAGcgcagtctgaagccggtgctttttgctcacagggattacttctatacgtttacctcattattttaCTCTTTGGCCACGTATAATATGAACATGCAccactgtaacattatataaatgactgaaaataaggaaaagcataataggtccctttTAAGAAGCCATTCTTCTGGGAGCATCCTTTGCAAATGACAGACTATCAATTATAACTCTAGAGAGATGACAAAATGTCCATGAAGCAGACATGAAGGGCTAGAAGAGCCAAAGGAGAGAACAAGGAGGAGGCAAATTTACAGCATACAATGCTTTCCTGTAAATAGTTTCAGTTGAAAGTGATGACCAAAAGGGGAACAATAGTACCACAGACTGAGTTTCAGAGAACTAGCTTCTTGGTTTAGTTCCTATTTAAGAGTGCAGGACAGATGACAGATACATGGATGCTCTCAGCTGACACATGAGTTCCCtaaaataaaaacctcaaaGAGCTTCCAGAACAGTATCAGTGTCTCTTGTCATAGATTGTCCAAGTATGTGGAACTCTTCTGAAGGGATGAACAGCATTCCTCATCTTCAGAGCGCTGTCTAAAACATAGCTCTAAAATCTTCCATAGATGTTCAGTTGAACTGAGTTTTTTAATTTAGGGAATAGGGAAATATTGTGGTTATGGAGAAGAAATATGGTTAAGGTTGGGAAACTAAAACACAGCAAACCACTGCACAGCTCTTTTATATACAATAAGACAGAGCCTGTTTCACAAAAGTGATTTGTAGCACTGCTTACAGGCAGATCCCAAATGGTGCCAGTGCCCTCTTTCACAataagatttttctttttttgcaatttCCCTTTTCATAGATGGGTTGCAAATACAGCATTTCTTTTGATTAGGTTAAAGTGTCAAAATTAACACGCAAGTCACAGCTTGCATGTTGAAAATTTGATGAAAGGGGgcacaggattttacaactttttacaactggaaagttatcatggtgacaatgattttatcttttgtccGGATGATCTCCAGGTAAACACTAGAAATACAACGTTCAGGTTACAAACTAATCTACCAGGATGCATGCATGTATTTGATTGGTCAATACAGTGCCTTGACAGATGACGTTGCACTACATTGCAGCAGAGGTCGAGCCTGGTTCAACTTATATCATTGCACAGCCCTACATTTTTTTGCCACAGCCCTCTgcctcattgaaatgaatgaagaggcagcattttttttctcgcAGGGTTAATGTCAGTCTaaacaatcattaaaaaaatatctgcatatttatttttctccacatTCTCCTTTATTAGATTTTTCCTTGAATTTGTCACATTCTGTATTCTGTATATCTGACACAGacttacaaaaacaaatgatgtaAAGGGCTTTCATGTATTTTAACAAGTGTCACTAAAATGTGTCCGGTCTGTACGATCAGTAAACAAGCAGTTATAGCAACAAAGGATGCTtggacagagaaaagagatgagATTGGAGATGAGAAGGGAAGGGaacaggaggggagggggttaAGACACTGCAAGCGAACACATCACTGCTTTCTACTACATTGCATCTCAATGCTGAAATAAATGCATTACACAATCATAGCCCAATGTCACTTTTGATCTTTATATTTGTGACTTTCACTTACAGACTCAAACTCACATTTCATAAATCAAACCATAATCCAAGTTTCAATCTCTCATTCTCTGCATTATGAACAGTACTGAGTGTTAGCAGTGCCAGTAAAATATATTATGAGCcttattttcatgtcattacTATTAATCCCTTTTGCTCCCAACATATATAGAGTTTAATGGCAGGTCCTGACAACAACTCTTTCTGTCAGGCCTCTGTGCAGTGTGTATTTAAGGTGGTGGCATTTTGAGTAACTAAAACACACTCTCCAACTCTTAAATAAACAGATGTCTACTGTATTGATATGCctatcaacaaaacacaataacataTCACCTCTGTTTCTATTCTGTTTAAATCATCTATCCTTAGTAATTAAACTATAATTCCAGAGAACTCAGTGTTTCTGTGGGGTTCTGCTGCTAATATTTGTGATACTAATATTGTTTCTGGTAATAGTATTCCTTTTGCCACAATATACTATATTTGCTGGGTTCAATTTGGATTTTGTGCAAAAGTATCCACACACtttcacagctgtgtgtcaaCAGGACATCATGGTTACAGGGTGCATAGCTTAAGGGGACAAGTTCTGAGACATGCTTGGTTTTCTTTGAATCTGTGTAACCCTGAACACTGAAATACcagatttactgtatttctgcaGAATATTGAGTGTGGATGGAAATAGTGCAAATAC is a genomic window of Thunnus maccoyii chromosome 20, fThuMac1.1, whole genome shotgun sequence containing:
- the LOC121887593 gene encoding 1-phosphatidylinositol 4,5-bisphosphate phosphodiesterase delta-3-A-like, giving the protein MLGNRKKNGAGTSESKAIDPLRNLGVQEDEDVKRMLQGSSMVKVRSPRWQKRRTLKLLEDGVTVWCQSHKTSSRAKEQQSFSVMEVECVREGCQSEMLRQMVGSVPEGRCLTVVFKGPRKSLDLLCQSQEEAKHWARGIRTLQERVENMTQKEKLDHWIHAYLSRADQNHDDKMSYDEVQKLLQMINIDLSDQYARSLFQKCDRSADGRLDHGEIEIFCRELLRRPELDAVFIRYSANGCVLSTVDLRDFLKDQGEDASLTHAQSLILTYELNEWAQKNQFMTANGFTIYMLSKENCVFNPEHVRVYQDMKQPLAHYFISSSHNTYLTKDQLTGDSSTEPYIRALKNGCRCVELDCWDGDKGEPVIYHGHTLTSKVPFVEVIETINEYAFKASPYPLILSLENHCSIEQQAVMAQHLRSILGEKLLTKPLNGLDSRSLPSPEDLKGKILVKGKKEHTVEEGSSSSSDFSSSDEEASRAEGKPRTKIEDKKPGVSKLDPELSELVVYTRSVPFKGFEQAAKSPSTDMSSFSESEALRHVKDSGMYFVRHNTHQLSRIYPSGQRLQSSNYNPQEMWNGGCQIVALNFQTPGEQMDLNQGKFLQNGRCGYILKPPFMCQPATTFNPENVGGGPGHSPVLLTVRVISAQQLPKPEWDKPSSIVDPQVWVEIHGAPIDNNKKKTHHVDNNGFNPRWDCTFNFTVHVPDLALVRFMVEDHDYTSSNDFLGQFTLPFTSLRKGYRHVRLLKLDGSSLSPSSLFVHIKVTPGQSSPSKSSAKSPARSPSKASAK